One window of the Epinephelus moara isolate mb chromosome 24, YSFRI_EMoa_1.0, whole genome shotgun sequence genome contains the following:
- the padi2 gene encoding protein-arginine deiminase type-2 isoform X1 — protein MASSADGRDSSDAVAPGRMKFSSGYCRTCRLEVASTISVVHVVGTSLKADLNRSAPPSSKFFSVKCTAGVQYRINPPPLETTDLSHIPLDGNSVLLISMGSASQHENDNKLSVQYYGENKEVLGKAVLHLTAVEISLDVDADRDGVVEKNNANKGSWKWGPNGHGAILLVNCDSEKTYWKKPDSEQNHVSKVSDLKDMSLMVLRTRGPAKLPEGYKLTMHISQGHAESVRVFRSKGVTTNPVSQRVYDYFVRDYPLVLSAKFLSREVPYLGGEAEMNFYVEGLRFSDKDFDGLISINLSLLEPISPGLPETPIFTDTAVFRVAPWIMTPNTLEPEEVFVCSTKDNYQFLKGMKNLVARCGYKLRICHEYVNRGDRWMQDELEFGYIDSPHHIFPVVLDSPRDGKMQDFPYHELLGPDFGYVTRVAHRRDVSSLDSFGNLEVSPPVTVNGKNYPLGRIIIGVAFPTATKGRNMTQVVQDFLWAQKVQEPVALFSDWLLVGHVDEFMTFVPAADRKGFRLLLASPDAGYKLFRGLKNNGHGQAKLFEGLKDEKPKTVDEVLSDTSLEAENNYVQSCIDWNRDVLKRELGLDDEDIIDLPILFKLVVEKQDRTQFRAVAYYPDMVNMIVLGKNLGIPKPFGPKVNGCCALEAEMCSLMEGLGLNCTFIDDFASYHKLLGEVHCGSNVLRKPFDFKWWNLEM, from the exons ATGGCTTCAAGTGCTGACGGCAGGGATTCCTCTGATGCTGTGGCACCTGGGAGGATGAAGTTTAGCTCAGGATATTGCCGCACATGTCGTCTGGAGGTCGCAAGTACTATAAGCGTCGTCCATGTGGTCGGCACCTCTCTGAAGGCAGATCTGAACAG GAGTGCCCCTCCCAGCTCCAAGTTCTTCTCTGTGAAGTGCACTGCCGGTGTTCAGTACAGGATCAACCCCCCACCCCTGGAGACAACCGACCTCTCTCACATCCCTCTCGATGGAAACTCAGTGCTGCTCATCAGCATGGGCTCTGCCAGTCAACATGAAAATGATAACAAG CTCTCTGTTCAGTACTATGGGGAAAATAAAGAGGTCTTGGGGAAAGCAGTTCTGCACCTGACAGCTGTTG AGATCTCTCTTGATGTGGATGCTGACAGAGACGGTGTTGTGGAGAAAAACAACGCTAACAAG GGATCTTGGAAATGGGGTCCTAATGGGCACGGAGCCATCCTGTTGGTCAACTGTGACTCAGAGAAGACCTACTGGAAGAAACCAGACAGCGAGCAGAACCACGTCTCCAAAGTGTCAG ATTTGAAAGACATGTCTTTAATGGTGCTGCGGACCAGAGGCCCTGCCAAGCTCCCAGAGGGCTACAAGCTCACCATGCACATCTCTCAGGGGCACGcagagagtgtgagagtctTCAGGTCCAAGGGCGTGACAACTAATCCCGTGT CACAGAGAGTCTATGACTACTTTGTGAGGGACTATCCACTGGTGCTGAGCGCTAAGTTCCTGTCCAGGGAAGTGCCTTACCTTGGAGGAGAAGCAGAGATGAACTTTTATGTGGAGGGCCTCAGGTTTTCCGACAAGGACTTCGACGGGCTCATCAGCATCAACCTCAGTCTGTTAGAGCCCATCAGTCCC GGTCTCCCTGAGACGCCTATTTTCACCGACACAGCTGTGTTCAGAGTGGCACCCTGGATCATGACACCCAACACCCTGGAGCCTGAGGAGGTATTTGTCTGCAG CACTAAAGACAACTACCAGTTCCTCAAAGGAATGAAGAACCTTGTTGCAAGATGCGGTTACAAGCTCAGGATTTGTCACGAGTATGTGAACCGAGGAGATCGCTGGATGCAG GATGAGCTGGAGTTTGGATACATCGACTCACCTCATCACATCTTTCCTGTTGTTCTGGATTCACCTCGAGATGGAAAGATGCAGGATTTTCCGTATCATGAGCTACTG GGCCCGGACTTTGGCTACGTGACAAGGGTGGCTCACAGAAGAGATGTGAGCAGTCTGGACTCGTTTGGTAATTTGGAGGTCAGTCCTCCTGTCACTGTAAATGGAAAAAACTATCCCCTGGGCAGAATCATTATTGGCGTGGCCTTCCCTAC AGCAACTAAAGGACGGAACATGACCCAAGTAGTTCAAGACTTCCTGTGGGCGCAGAAGGTTCAGGAGCCTGTTGCTCTGTTCTCTGACTGGCTCCTCGTCGGCCACGTAGATGAATTCATGACTTTTGTTCCTGCagctgacagaaag gGCTTCCGGCTGCTGCTGGCCAGCCCAGACGCAGGCTACAAGCTATTCAGAGGCCTAAAGAACAATGGACACGGACAAGCCAAACTGTTTGAGG GTCTGAAAGATGAAAAACCAAAAACAGTGGATGAGGTACTGAGTGACACGAGTCTTGAAGCTGAAAATAACTACGTACAG AGCTGCATCGACTGGAACAGAGATGTGTTGAAGAGAGAGTTGGGCCTGGACGATGAGGACATCATCGACTTGCCGATCCTCTTCAAGTTAGTGGTGGAGAAACAGGATAGAACACAGTTCAGAGCGGTGGCTTACTACCCTGACATG GTTAACATGATCGTCTTGGGGAAAAACCTCGGCATCCCGAAGCCCTTTGGTCCCAAGGTGAATGGTTGCTGTGCCCTGGAGGCTGAGATGTGCTCCCTGATGGAGGGCTTGGGCCTCAACTGCACGTTCATCGACGACTTTGCCTCCTACCACAAGCTGCTGGGAGAGGTGCACTGCGGCTCCAACGTCCTCAGGAAACCGTTTGACTTCAAGTGGTGGAACCTGGAGATGTGA
- the padi2 gene encoding protein-arginine deiminase type-2 isoform X2 has translation MIHPRTLRVDYGQTTSVLCVVGSELNVNLNRSAPPSSKFFSVKCTAGVQYRINPPPLETTDLSHIPLDGNSVLLISMGSASQHENDNKLSVQYYGENKEVLGKAVLHLTAVEISLDVDADRDGVVEKNNANKGSWKWGPNGHGAILLVNCDSEKTYWKKPDSEQNHVSKVSDLKDMSLMVLRTRGPAKLPEGYKLTMHISQGHAESVRVFRSKGVTTNPVSQRVYDYFVRDYPLVLSAKFLSREVPYLGGEAEMNFYVEGLRFSDKDFDGLISINLSLLEPISPGLPETPIFTDTAVFRVAPWIMTPNTLEPEEVFVCSTKDNYQFLKGMKNLVARCGYKLRICHEYVNRGDRWMQDELEFGYIDSPHHIFPVVLDSPRDGKMQDFPYHELLGPDFGYVTRVAHRRDVSSLDSFGNLEVSPPVTVNGKNYPLGRIIIGVAFPTATKGRNMTQVVQDFLWAQKVQEPVALFSDWLLVGHVDEFMTFVPAADRKGFRLLLASPDAGYKLFRGLKNNGHGQAKLFEGLKDEKPKTVDEVLSDTSLEAENNYVQSCIDWNRDVLKRELGLDDEDIIDLPILFKLVVEKQDRTQFRAVAYYPDMVNMIVLGKNLGIPKPFGPKVNGCCALEAEMCSLMEGLGLNCTFIDDFASYHKLLGEVHCGSNVLRKPFDFKWWNLEM, from the exons ATGATTCACCCTCGGACTCTCAGAGTAGATTATGGCCAAACTACAAGCGTTTTATGCGTGGTGGGATCGGAACTTAATGTGAACCTGAACAG GAGTGCCCCTCCCAGCTCCAAGTTCTTCTCTGTGAAGTGCACTGCCGGTGTTCAGTACAGGATCAACCCCCCACCCCTGGAGACAACCGACCTCTCTCACATCCCTCTCGATGGAAACTCAGTGCTGCTCATCAGCATGGGCTCTGCCAGTCAACATGAAAATGATAACAAG CTCTCTGTTCAGTACTATGGGGAAAATAAAGAGGTCTTGGGGAAAGCAGTTCTGCACCTGACAGCTGTTG AGATCTCTCTTGATGTGGATGCTGACAGAGACGGTGTTGTGGAGAAAAACAACGCTAACAAG GGATCTTGGAAATGGGGTCCTAATGGGCACGGAGCCATCCTGTTGGTCAACTGTGACTCAGAGAAGACCTACTGGAAGAAACCAGACAGCGAGCAGAACCACGTCTCCAAAGTGTCAG ATTTGAAAGACATGTCTTTAATGGTGCTGCGGACCAGAGGCCCTGCCAAGCTCCCAGAGGGCTACAAGCTCACCATGCACATCTCTCAGGGGCACGcagagagtgtgagagtctTCAGGTCCAAGGGCGTGACAACTAATCCCGTGT CACAGAGAGTCTATGACTACTTTGTGAGGGACTATCCACTGGTGCTGAGCGCTAAGTTCCTGTCCAGGGAAGTGCCTTACCTTGGAGGAGAAGCAGAGATGAACTTTTATGTGGAGGGCCTCAGGTTTTCCGACAAGGACTTCGACGGGCTCATCAGCATCAACCTCAGTCTGTTAGAGCCCATCAGTCCC GGTCTCCCTGAGACGCCTATTTTCACCGACACAGCTGTGTTCAGAGTGGCACCCTGGATCATGACACCCAACACCCTGGAGCCTGAGGAGGTATTTGTCTGCAG CACTAAAGACAACTACCAGTTCCTCAAAGGAATGAAGAACCTTGTTGCAAGATGCGGTTACAAGCTCAGGATTTGTCACGAGTATGTGAACCGAGGAGATCGCTGGATGCAG GATGAGCTGGAGTTTGGATACATCGACTCACCTCATCACATCTTTCCTGTTGTTCTGGATTCACCTCGAGATGGAAAGATGCAGGATTTTCCGTATCATGAGCTACTG GGCCCGGACTTTGGCTACGTGACAAGGGTGGCTCACAGAAGAGATGTGAGCAGTCTGGACTCGTTTGGTAATTTGGAGGTCAGTCCTCCTGTCACTGTAAATGGAAAAAACTATCCCCTGGGCAGAATCATTATTGGCGTGGCCTTCCCTAC AGCAACTAAAGGACGGAACATGACCCAAGTAGTTCAAGACTTCCTGTGGGCGCAGAAGGTTCAGGAGCCTGTTGCTCTGTTCTCTGACTGGCTCCTCGTCGGCCACGTAGATGAATTCATGACTTTTGTTCCTGCagctgacagaaag gGCTTCCGGCTGCTGCTGGCCAGCCCAGACGCAGGCTACAAGCTATTCAGAGGCCTAAAGAACAATGGACACGGACAAGCCAAACTGTTTGAGG GTCTGAAAGATGAAAAACCAAAAACAGTGGATGAGGTACTGAGTGACACGAGTCTTGAAGCTGAAAATAACTACGTACAG AGCTGCATCGACTGGAACAGAGATGTGTTGAAGAGAGAGTTGGGCCTGGACGATGAGGACATCATCGACTTGCCGATCCTCTTCAAGTTAGTGGTGGAGAAACAGGATAGAACACAGTTCAGAGCGGTGGCTTACTACCCTGACATG GTTAACATGATCGTCTTGGGGAAAAACCTCGGCATCCCGAAGCCCTTTGGTCCCAAGGTGAATGGTTGCTGTGCCCTGGAGGCTGAGATGTGCTCCCTGATGGAGGGCTTGGGCCTCAACTGCACGTTCATCGACGACTTTGCCTCCTACCACAAGCTGCTGGGAGAGGTGCACTGCGGCTCCAACGTCCTCAGGAAACCGTTTGACTTCAAGTGGTGGAACCTGGAGATGTGA